A single region of the Phycisphaerae bacterium RAS1 genome encodes:
- the purH gene encoding Bifunctional purine biosynthesis protein PurH: MIRREAVRISNVEWRRSNAPLTPLSRGDLLNSTFDILPAKRPICYNAPMIRRALISVWDKTGIVDFARALHEEFGIEIISTGGTAKTLREAGIPVTLIEVITGFPEMLDGRVKTLHPAIHAGILADRDNAEHMRQLAAAGIKPIDMVVVNLYPFEKTIADPNCTFEQAIEMIDIGGVALLRAAAKNHRHVLVACAADSYHVVLEALRDPNGLLAKLRLGEPEQLFLAGRDIGAFAAYYATSDYDWDIAAWLSRALDPQAQPFVRGAAGVVVDRLRYGENPPQSADAVQIEGVFDLAVADAETTDSSGQPKLSYNNYLDADAALGLCAELTRAAATGKNLWHRSLWHRFPTGDCFHGFPTRAAAEGRPVANRISQEQWTERNLPHLQVPGATYFVTFRLRQGQLNPAERDVVLAACTYWHGKKLTLHCASVMPDHVHLLLTPHEVAPGRWVSLGELLHSIKRYSAKEINLQRGVTGAMWMDEAFDRVMRNEKEFGETWEYIEANPVTARIIERLPYQWFWRSDYGFQEWAGNPRRHGLETRENSHRLETGATGTGATGTGATGTGATGAGPGVAACVFVKHNNPCGTAVGSSAIEAYRKAYLADPNAAMGGVLACNFEIDAEFAAAVMETYDRLGKPLKEAGAANAPGGFFVEVWIAPSFTEAAIAVIRGNAELLAAAQDRGGAAIDEDRIRALRELPAVQAPKKWGQNVRLLAVGDMSQPLDPNELQYRSIAGGMLVQTPDLLGLNEEEWKVVTERAPTEAELADLRLAWLICKHTKSNAISIVRDGMLIGNGAGQMSRVMSCRVAVWLARENGHLGEGNREQGTGNSEQGTANRPVGVAPVAASDAFFPFPDGPTLLIDAGVTAIIQPGGSKRDEQTIALCNQRGVAMIFTGTRHFRH, encoded by the coding sequence ATGATACGGCGTGAGGCGGTGAGAATCTCGAATGTCGAATGGCGAAGATCGAATGCCCCGCTCACGCCTCTTTCGCGCGGCGACCTTCTGAATTCGACATTCGACATTTTGCCTGCGAAGCGCCCCATCTGCTATAACGCGCCCATGATCCGCCGCGCGCTGATCAGCGTCTGGGACAAGACCGGGATCGTCGATTTCGCCCGCGCCCTGCACGAGGAATTCGGCATTGAGATCATTAGCACCGGCGGGACGGCCAAAACGCTTCGCGAGGCGGGGATTCCGGTCACGCTGATCGAGGTCATCACCGGTTTTCCGGAGATGCTGGACGGGCGGGTCAAGACGCTGCACCCGGCGATCCACGCCGGCATCCTGGCCGACCGCGACAACGCGGAGCACATGCGGCAGCTCGCGGCGGCGGGGATCAAGCCGATCGACATGGTGGTCGTGAATCTCTACCCGTTCGAAAAGACCATCGCCGATCCGAACTGCACGTTCGAGCAGGCGATTGAGATGATCGACATCGGCGGCGTGGCGCTGCTCCGCGCGGCGGCGAAGAATCACAGGCATGTGCTGGTTGCGTGTGCGGCCGATTCGTATCACGTCGTGTTGGAGGCGCTTCGCGACCCGAATGGCCTGCTTGCGAAGCTGCGACTCGGCGAGCCGGAGCAGCTGTTTCTTGCCGGCCGAGATATCGGTGCATTCGCCGCGTACTACGCCACTTCCGACTATGACTGGGACATCGCGGCGTGGCTCAGCCGCGCGCTTGATCCCCAAGCGCAGCCGTTTGTCCGCGGCGCGGCGGGCGTTGTCGTCGACCGGCTGCGATACGGCGAGAACCCGCCTCAATCGGCCGATGCCGTTCAGATCGAAGGGGTGTTCGATCTGGCAGTCGCTGACGCCGAAACCACGGACAGCAGCGGTCAACCCAAGCTGTCGTACAACAACTACCTCGACGCCGACGCCGCCCTCGGCCTGTGCGCCGAGCTGACCCGCGCCGCGGCGACGGGGAAGAACTTGTGGCACCGGTCCCTGTGGCACCGGTTTCCAACCGGTGACTGTTTTCACGGGTTTCCAACCCGTGCCGCGGCCGAAGGCCGCCCCGTTGCAAACCGCATCTCGCAGGAGCAATGGACCGAGCGCAACCTGCCGCACCTGCAGGTTCCCGGCGCCACCTACTTCGTCACCTTCCGGCTCCGCCAAGGCCAGCTCAACCCGGCCGAACGCGACGTCGTCCTCGCAGCCTGCACATATTGGCACGGCAAGAAGCTGACGCTGCACTGCGCCAGCGTCATGCCCGATCACGTGCATCTGCTGCTGACGCCGCATGAGGTCGCGCCCGGCCGGTGGGTGTCGCTCGGGGAGCTGCTGCACAGCATCAAGCGGTACAGCGCCAAGGAGATCAACCTGCAACGGGGCGTGACCGGGGCGATGTGGATGGACGAGGCGTTTGATCGAGTGATGCGCAATGAAAAGGAATTCGGCGAGACGTGGGAGTATATCGAGGCGAATCCTGTTACTGCGCGGATCATCGAGCGGTTGCCATATCAGTGGTTTTGGCGGTCGGATTATGGGTTTCAGGAATGGGCGGGCAACCCGCGGAGGCACGGGTTGGAAACCCGTGAAAACAGTCACCGGTTGGAAACCGGTGCCACAGGAACCGGTGCCACAGGAACCGGTGCCACTGGAACGGGTGCGACAGGAGCCGGCCCCGGAGTAGCTGCGTGCGTTTTCGTTAAGCACAACAACCCCTGCGGGACGGCCGTGGGTTCGAGCGCGATTGAGGCGTATCGCAAGGCCTATCTCGCCGATCCAAATGCCGCGATGGGCGGGGTGCTGGCGTGCAACTTCGAGATCGACGCCGAGTTCGCGGCGGCGGTGATGGAGACCTACGACCGCCTCGGAAAGCCACTGAAGGAAGCGGGCGCGGCGAATGCGCCGGGCGGGTTTTTCGTGGAGGTTTGGATCGCGCCGAGCTTCACCGAGGCGGCGATCGCGGTGATCCGCGGAAACGCGGAGCTGTTAGCCGCGGCGCAGGATCGCGGCGGCGCCGCGATCGACGAGGATCGAATCCGCGCGCTCCGCGAGTTGCCGGCGGTGCAAGCCCCCAAGAAATGGGGCCAGAACGTCCGACTTCTGGCCGTCGGCGATATGTCCCAGCCGCTCGACCCGAACGAACTGCAATACCGCAGCATCGCCGGCGGGATGCTGGTACAGACGCCGGACCTGCTCGGCCTGAATGAGGAAGAGTGGAAGGTTGTGACGGAGCGCGCACCGACCGAGGCGGAGCTGGCCGACCTGCGGCTGGCGTGGCTGATCTGCAAGCACACGAAGTCGAACGCGATCAGCATCGTCCGCGACGGAATGCTGATCGGAAACGGGGCGGGGCAAATGAGCCGGGTGATGAGTTGCCGGGTTGCGGTGTGGCTGGCGCGCGAGAATGGGCATTTGGGGGAAGGGAACAGGGAACAGGGAACAGGGAACAGTGAGCAGGGAACAGCGAACAGGCCGGTTGGGGTCGCTCCGGTGGCCGCCTCCGATGCTTTTTTCCCCTTCCCGGACGGCCCGACGCTGCTCATCGACGCCGGAGTCACCGCCATCATTCAGCCCGGCGGGAGCAAGCGCGACGAGCAGACGATCGCCCTGTGCAACCAGCGCGGCGTGGCCATGATCTTCACCGGCACGCGCCATTTCCGGCACTGA
- the sgcQ_1 gene encoding putative sgc region protein SgcQ, which translates to MNLFSGAKALLAMIHVGALPGTPRATRPLSEVVAQTVDEARIFTDAGVDGLLIENMHDVPYLCGSVGPEIVAAMTAVGVAVRAASPLPLGVQILAAANREALAVAHACGAGFVRVENFAFAHVADEGLMPTADAGPLLRYRRQIGADAVRILTDVKKKHSSHAITADISLDEAASAAEFFGADGVIVTGSATGRPTSPEDVAAVRQAVKCSVCVGSGVTPQTLPALWPHADVFIVGSYLKQAGVWSNPVDPARVGHLVDAAAALRR; encoded by the coding sequence ATGAACCTCTTCTCCGGTGCGAAGGCGCTGCTCGCCATGATCCACGTCGGCGCCCTGCCGGGCACGCCGCGGGCGACACGTCCGTTGAGCGAAGTCGTTGCGCAGACCGTGGACGAAGCGCGCATCTTCACCGACGCCGGCGTCGATGGCCTCCTGATCGAGAACATGCACGACGTGCCCTACCTGTGCGGCTCGGTCGGGCCGGAGATCGTCGCGGCCATGACCGCCGTCGGCGTAGCCGTTCGGGCCGCCTCACCGTTGCCGCTGGGTGTGCAAATCCTGGCGGCCGCCAATCGCGAGGCGCTGGCGGTCGCACACGCCTGCGGAGCGGGCTTCGTGCGCGTCGAGAATTTCGCCTTTGCGCACGTCGCCGATGAGGGGCTGATGCCCACCGCCGACGCCGGGCCGCTGCTCCGCTATCGGCGGCAGATCGGCGCCGACGCCGTCCGCATCCTCACCGACGTGAAGAAGAAACACAGCAGCCACGCCATTACGGCGGACATCTCGCTTGACGAGGCGGCGTCGGCGGCGGAGTTTTTCGGCGCTGACGGCGTGATCGTCACCGGCTCGGCCACCGGCCGGCCCACCTCGCCGGAGGACGTGGCCGCCGTGCGGCAGGCCGTGAAGTGCAGCGTGTGCGTCGGCTCCGGCGTGACGCCGCAAACACTGCCGGCCCTCTGGCCGCACGCGGACGTGTTCATCGTGGGGTCCTATCTCAAGCAGGCGGGCGTCTGGTCCAATCCGGTCGATCCGGCGCGGGTAGGCCACCTCGTGGATGCCGCCGCGGCGCTGCGGCGGTAG
- the nuoH gene encoding NADH-quinone oxidoreductase subunit H, protein MAAVYQPWPQRPAKRFSGFSAGIADMALALYRATAPLVQRFAAGILAAATIAACLLAWAVALLFRAVADVQGHAGWGQSGGASWLTLDAVRDGLAKSGWSLPAPLVWLFQSLLLRDVVGITAVIGFVSVLAMYAIWWERKVAGHIQSRLGPMRVGGWHGWSQSLADGVKLIAKEDLVPDKADRLLFRLAPYLSFVPALLAFVSLPFGVSWVFRDLDVGLLMILAVLGLEIHGVLLAGWASNNKWSVYGAIREACQVVSYEIPMGLTLLVPVMVVGSLRFNDIAAHQAGGWFNWLAWHSPWTFMATFIYFIASLASCKRAPFDLPEAESELVAGFHTEYSGFRWSLFFFAEYASMFVVSGVLVILFLGGWDAPWAGGRLAPAASGSLGRQFIDGIFLSGPIWFVLKCMFLVYVQMWLRWTLPRLRIDQVLYSCVQVILPLTLVVLLGCMFWELGLPRSRVFAGFAWGISVVLAIIGLCGAIGVLALAFAGFSRARQLVGTLAVSKPLAGG, encoded by the coding sequence ATGGCCGCTGTCTATCAGCCTTGGCCGCAGCGCCCAGCCAAGCGGTTTTCCGGCTTCTCGGCCGGCATCGCCGACATGGCGCTCGCGCTGTATCGCGCGACGGCGCCGCTCGTGCAGCGCTTCGCCGCGGGAATTCTGGCGGCCGCGACCATCGCTGCCTGCCTGCTGGCGTGGGCCGTCGCGCTGCTGTTCCGAGCGGTTGCGGATGTGCAGGGACACGCCGGATGGGGTCAGAGCGGCGGGGCATCATGGCTGACGCTTGACGCCGTTCGCGACGGTCTGGCGAAGTCCGGATGGAGTCTGCCCGCGCCGCTGGTGTGGTTGTTCCAATCGCTGCTGCTGCGCGACGTGGTCGGCATCACCGCCGTGATCGGATTTGTGTCCGTGCTGGCGATGTACGCCATCTGGTGGGAGCGCAAAGTCGCCGGGCATATTCAGTCTCGGCTCGGGCCGATGAGGGTCGGCGGCTGGCATGGCTGGTCGCAGTCGTTGGCGGACGGCGTCAAGCTGATCGCCAAGGAAGACCTCGTCCCGGACAAGGCCGACCGGCTTCTGTTCCGTCTCGCGCCCTACCTGTCGTTCGTGCCGGCGCTGCTCGCGTTTGTGAGCCTGCCCTTCGGCGTGTCGTGGGTCTTTCGCGACCTTGATGTCGGTCTCTTGATGATTCTCGCGGTTCTGGGGCTTGAGATTCATGGCGTGCTGCTGGCGGGGTGGGCGAGCAACAACAAGTGGAGCGTCTACGGGGCGATCCGCGAAGCGTGCCAGGTCGTCAGCTATGAAATCCCGATGGGGCTGACGCTGCTGGTGCCGGTGATGGTGGTCGGCTCGCTGCGATTCAATGACATCGCGGCGCACCAGGCCGGCGGGTGGTTCAACTGGCTGGCGTGGCACAGTCCGTGGACATTCATGGCGACGTTCATCTATTTCATCGCGTCGCTGGCCTCCTGCAAGCGGGCGCCGTTTGATCTGCCCGAGGCGGAGAGTGAGCTCGTCGCCGGCTTTCACACCGAGTACAGCGGCTTCCGCTGGTCGCTGTTCTTCTTCGCCGAATACGCGTCGATGTTTGTTGTCAGCGGGGTTTTGGTGATCCTGTTCCTGGGCGGTTGGGACGCACCCTGGGCCGGCGGACGGCTGGCGCCGGCGGCGAGCGGTTCGCTCGGGCGGCAATTCATCGACGGAATCTTCCTCAGCGGGCCGATCTGGTTCGTGCTCAAGTGCATGTTCCTCGTCTACGTGCAGATGTGGCTGCGCTGGACGCTGCCGCGGCTGCGCATCGACCAGGTGCTCTACTCGTGTGTGCAGGTGATTCTGCCGCTGACGCTCGTCGTTCTGCTGGGCTGCATGTTCTGGGAACTGGGACTGCCGCGGAGCCGCGTGTTCGCCGGGTTCGCGTGGGGTATCAGCGTTGTACTCGCGATCATCGGGCTGTGCGGCGCGATCGGCGTGCTGGCGCTGGCCTTCGCCGGGTTCAGCCGTGCGCGGCAACTGGTCGGGACGCTGGCGGTGTCCAAGCCGCTGGCGGGAGGATAG
- the nuoJ_1 gene encoding NADH-quinone oxidoreductase subunit J: MSDVRTLLRIGAATAVVLALICALALLSAHPLETFGFYFFAALTVVSSLAIALTTDIVRTAAWLLGALCGVAGLYLLLAANFLAAIQLVVYAGGIMVLIVFGVMLTARDPRLQFTVSRREVALAGATCGVLLIGLLTVLLRAVWPMWTKSPTADATPVRAIGEALLTTYLLPFEVVSILLLAALIAAAYLARSEKTQ; the protein is encoded by the coding sequence GTGTCGGATGTGCGGACATTGCTGCGGATCGGCGCGGCGACGGCGGTTGTGCTCGCGCTAATCTGTGCGCTGGCGCTGCTGTCGGCGCACCCGCTCGAAACATTCGGTTTCTACTTCTTCGCGGCGCTGACGGTCGTCTCGTCGCTGGCGATCGCGCTGACAACGGACATTGTGCGGACCGCGGCGTGGCTGCTGGGGGCGCTCTGCGGCGTGGCGGGGTTGTACCTGCTGCTGGCGGCGAACTTCCTGGCGGCGATTCAACTGGTCGTTTACGCCGGCGGAATCATGGTGCTGATCGTGTTCGGCGTCATGCTGACGGCGCGCGATCCGCGGCTGCAATTCACCGTCTCGCGACGGGAGGTCGCATTGGCCGGCGCAACGTGCGGCGTGCTGCTGATAGGGCTGTTGACGGTGCTGCTGCGGGCGGTGTGGCCGATGTGGACGAAATCGCCGACCGCGGACGCAACCCCGGTGCGGGCGATCGGCGAGGCGCTGCTGACGACGTATCTGCTGCCGTTTGAGGTGGTCTCGATCCTGCTGCTGGCGGCGCTGATCGCGGCGGCGTACCTGGCGCGATCGGAGAAGACTCAGTGA
- the nuoK_1 gene encoding NADH-quinone oxidoreductase subunit K, with protein MTQIGLEHYLIVAAVVFCTGLAVMMLKRNAVGILIGVELILNAANINFVAFGRYRVGGLDGQMAAAFVIVLAAAEAAVLLAIFLSFYSAHATIDVDKGAELKG; from the coding sequence GTGACGCAGATCGGACTCGAGCACTACCTGATCGTCGCCGCCGTCGTCTTCTGCACCGGCCTGGCGGTGATGATGCTCAAACGCAACGCCGTCGGCATCCTGATCGGCGTCGAGCTGATACTGAATGCGGCCAACATCAACTTTGTCGCGTTCGGGCGCTACCGCGTCGGCGGGCTGGACGGTCAGATGGCGGCCGCGTTCGTGATCGTGCTGGCGGCCGCGGAGGCGGCCGTGCTGCTGGCGATTTTCTTGAGCTTCTACAGCGCCCACGCGACGATCGACGTGGACAAAGGAGCGGAGCTGAAGGGCTGA
- the nuoL_1 gene encoding NADH-quinone oxidoreductase subunit L — MATFLQTCLLLGVFTPLASFVFLAFFGTRLPRPGWLMSLHHRLARDADEHAGGPHGHGPGPPDAAVHAHRHGSTPGEPLAGWIATAAIGMSLLLAILATFAWGGVSEPDRDALSRLAATQAPLWVTLGSVPIRFGVRLDSLTVIVFLMVTLCATCIHVFSVGYMKGDPRFARFFTFLSLFCFSMLGLVISTSLLFLFVFWELVGVCSYFLIGFWFEKKSASNAAIKAFVVNRVGDFGFVIGVGLCFAYLGDLSLDGATAVMQAGAHRAGVISGLPDAAVAVAEPQAARAAVLFSTNFAGVSLATWLGLMLFCGAIGKSAQFPLQVWLPDAMEGPTPVSALIHAATMVAAGVYLVARIFLLLTPAALDAIAVVGCITLTMAALIAIVQTDIKRVLAYSTLSQLGYMIFGLGIGAWVGAMFHLLVHAFFKALLFLGAGQVIAGCHHEQDLRRMGGLGGKMPRTTLTFLVAVLAIAGAGIPFTPMGLGSFYSKDEILAVANFRHHEGTLSLILYLLPVAVAYITPFYMGRCFILAFLGKPRDSHVHEHAHESPLMYRPLLVLAALTLIAGVPIWIFRSYVVSAAPEASPLAQVFDGRSHEVEHAVHTTLVLHVGLAFAVGLGLAWWLYRDGLERAAQFAKLPWVRPVHTLLSKKFYFDEIYGVVFVGGSRALAYAGRLFDTWIIDGIVDTSAYLTERISRFSGVVVDNMGVDGMFNGLAAVTSAVGGALRRVQTGLIRNYILIATAAVAAALIGWLWSPSAAAIALLVLVLALVWPFVLNAPSRASVAGLSPAGARVSPMGATVSPVGAMASPAGAMASPVGAKE, encoded by the coding sequence ATGGCGACGTTTCTACAAACCTGCCTGCTCCTCGGCGTCTTCACGCCGCTGGCCAGCTTCGTCTTTCTGGCTTTCTTCGGCACGCGCCTCCCCCGGCCCGGATGGCTGATGAGCCTGCATCACCGCCTGGCCCGCGATGCGGACGAGCACGCCGGCGGCCCACACGGCCACGGTCCCGGCCCGCCAGACGCTGCGGTGCACGCCCATCGTCATGGTTCCACCCCCGGCGAGCCACTGGCCGGCTGGATTGCGACCGCGGCCATCGGCATGTCGCTGCTTCTGGCGATTCTCGCCACGTTTGCCTGGGGCGGCGTCTCAGAGCCGGACCGCGACGCCCTGTCGCGCCTGGCCGCGACGCAGGCGCCGCTCTGGGTGACCCTGGGCAGCGTGCCGATCCGCTTCGGCGTCCGGCTGGATTCGCTCACGGTCATCGTCTTCCTGATGGTCACCCTGTGCGCGACGTGCATCCACGTTTTCAGCGTCGGCTACATGAAAGGCGACCCGCGCTTCGCCCGCTTCTTCACGTTCCTGTCGCTCTTCTGCTTCTCAATGCTCGGCCTGGTGATCAGCACCAGCCTGCTGTTCCTGTTCGTCTTCTGGGAACTCGTGGGCGTGTGCAGCTACTTCCTGATCGGCTTCTGGTTCGAGAAGAAATCGGCCAGCAACGCGGCGATCAAGGCCTTCGTCGTCAACCGTGTCGGCGACTTCGGATTCGTCATCGGCGTGGGTCTTTGCTTCGCCTACCTGGGCGACCTGTCGCTGGACGGGGCGACCGCGGTCATGCAGGCCGGAGCGCACCGCGCCGGAGTCATCAGCGGCCTGCCCGACGCGGCCGTCGCCGTCGCTGAGCCGCAGGCGGCGCGGGCGGCGGTTTTGTTTTCGACCAACTTCGCCGGCGTGAGCCTCGCAACCTGGCTCGGGCTGATGCTCTTCTGCGGGGCGATCGGAAAAAGCGCCCAGTTCCCGCTGCAAGTCTGGCTGCCCGACGCGATGGAAGGCCCGACGCCCGTCTCCGCCCTGATCCACGCCGCCACAATGGTCGCCGCCGGCGTCTACCTGGTCGCCCGCATCTTCCTGCTGCTGACGCCTGCGGCGCTCGACGCCATCGCCGTCGTCGGCTGCATTACGCTCACCATGGCGGCGCTGATCGCGATCGTGCAGACCGACATCAAGCGCGTCCTGGCCTATTCGACGCTTTCGCAGCTCGGCTACATGATCTTCGGTCTGGGCATCGGCGCGTGGGTCGGGGCCATGTTCCATCTGCTCGTACACGCTTTCTTCAAGGCCCTGCTCTTCCTCGGCGCCGGACAGGTGATCGCGGGCTGCCATCACGAGCAGGACTTGCGGCGAATGGGCGGGCTGGGCGGGAAGATGCCGCGAACGACGCTCACGTTTCTGGTCGCCGTGCTGGCGATCGCCGGGGCGGGGATCCCGTTCACGCCGATGGGGCTGGGAAGCTTCTACAGCAAAGACGAGATTCTGGCGGTCGCCAATTTCCGCCATCACGAGGGCACGCTCTCGCTGATTCTGTACCTGCTGCCCGTGGCCGTGGCGTACATCACGCCCTTCTACATGGGCCGCTGCTTTATTCTGGCGTTTCTCGGAAAGCCGCGCGATTCGCATGTTCATGAGCACGCGCATGAAAGCCCGCTGATGTACCGGCCGCTGCTGGTGCTGGCGGCGCTGACGCTGATTGCCGGCGTGCCGATCTGGATTTTCCGCAGCTACGTGGTGAGCGCCGCGCCGGAGGCCTCGCCGCTGGCGCAGGTTTTCGACGGCCGATCGCACGAAGTCGAGCACGCGGTGCACACGACGCTCGTGCTGCACGTCGGGTTGGCGTTCGCAGTCGGCCTGGGGCTGGCGTGGTGGCTCTATCGCGACGGCCTGGAACGCGCCGCCCAGTTTGCCAAGCTGCCCTGGGTGCGCCCGGTCCACACGCTGCTGTCCAAGAAGTTCTACTTCGACGAGATCTACGGCGTCGTCTTCGTCGGCGGTTCGCGGGCCCTGGCCTACGCCGGCCGGCTTTTCGACACGTGGATCATCGACGGCATCGTCGATACGTCGGCCTATCTGACTGAGCGCATCAGCCGCTTCTCCGGCGTCGTAGTCGACAACATGGGCGTTGACGGAATGTTCAACGGCCTGGCCGCCGTCACCTCCGCCGTCGGCGGCGCCCTGCGCCGCGTGCAGACCGGGTTGATCCGCAACTACATTCTGATTGCGACGGCGGCGGTCGCGGCGGCGCTGATTGGCTGGCTGTGGAGCCCTTCGGCGGCGGCGATCGCGTTATTGGTCTTGGTCCTGGCGCTCGTATGGCCATTCGTGTTGAATGCGCCCAGTCGAGCGAGTGTCGCTGGTCTTAGCCCCGCAGGAGCGCGGGTCAGCCCCATGGGGGCGACGGTCAGCCCGGTAGGGGCGATGGCCAGCCCCGCAGGGGCGATGGCCAGCCCCGTAGGGGCGAAAGAGTAA
- the ndhD1 gene encoding NAD(P)H-quinone oxidoreductase chain 4 1, with product MTETTLLTWIVFIPVLGLLALLPVAQAVTMKRVVLGACGLSFILSLALIPPYIGGNGSGGTYGAVRFRQFASWISTSDKAFIINYDVGVDGLSMPLVVLTTLITFLACLASWNFEQWKTKRGLKGYLAMLLLLETGMLGVFVSLDFFLFYIFWEVMLLPMYFLIGIWGGPRKEYAAIKFFLFTLAGSVLILIVMLAFYFYPAVELRTFNILELASNARIQALFRDKATLFCGLPFAETMFVLLFIGFAIKLPVFPFHTWLPDAHVEAPTPISMILAGVLLKMGGYGFLRFCYPILPTAAESLAIALGVLGIINIIYGALCAMAQDDFKKLVAYSSISHMGYVLLGLASLTQAGFQGAMFQMIAHGISSPMCFFLVGVIYDRAHHREINRFGGLWLNMPVYGSMATLGFFASLGLPALCGFIGEIYAVFGAFDSKALGPYATLFGILAASGAILTAAYILWMIQRVYLGPSKAEYAGFGDADRREVAILAPMAALCVLLGVLPKQTMLDFVSGTLNQILALTGY from the coding sequence ATGACTGAAACCACCCTCCTCACCTGGATCGTCTTCATCCCCGTCCTCGGCTTGCTCGCCCTGCTGCCCGTCGCACAGGCCGTCACGATGAAACGCGTCGTCCTCGGCGCGTGCGGCCTGTCCTTCATCCTGTCGCTGGCGCTCATCCCGCCCTACATCGGCGGCAACGGCTCGGGCGGAACGTACGGCGCCGTCCGCTTCCGGCAATTCGCAAGTTGGATATCGACGTCCGACAAGGCGTTCATCATCAACTACGACGTCGGCGTCGACGGCCTGAGCATGCCGCTGGTCGTCCTCACGACGCTCATCACCTTCCTCGCCTGCCTCGCAAGCTGGAACTTCGAGCAGTGGAAAACCAAGCGCGGCCTCAAGGGCTACCTGGCCATGTTGCTGTTGCTCGAAACCGGCATGCTGGGCGTTTTCGTCTCGCTTGACTTCTTCCTGTTCTACATCTTCTGGGAAGTGATGCTGCTGCCGATGTATTTCCTCATCGGCATCTGGGGCGGTCCGCGCAAGGAATACGCCGCCATCAAGTTCTTCCTGTTTACGCTGGCCGGCTCGGTGCTCATTCTGATCGTGATGCTGGCGTTCTACTTCTACCCGGCGGTTGAGCTGCGCACGTTCAACATCCTCGAACTCGCCTCGAACGCCCGCATTCAGGCGCTCTTCCGCGACAAGGCCACGCTCTTCTGCGGCCTGCCCTTCGCCGAGACGATGTTCGTCCTGCTGTTCATCGGCTTCGCCATCAAGCTGCCGGTGTTTCCGTTCCACACGTGGCTGCCCGACGCACACGTCGAAGCCCCCACACCCATCAGCATGATCCTCGCCGGCGTGCTGCTGAAAATGGGCGGATACGGGTTCCTGCGATTCTGCTACCCGATCCTGCCGACGGCGGCCGAATCGCTGGCCATCGCCCTCGGCGTCCTCGGCATCATCAACATCATCTACGGCGCGCTGTGCGCCATGGCCCAGGACGATTTCAAGAAACTCGTCGCCTACAGCTCCATTTCGCACATGGGCTACGTCCTGCTCGGCCTGGCCTCGCTCACGCAGGCCGGCTTCCAGGGCGCGATGTTCCAGATGATCGCCCACGGCATCAGCAGCCCGATGTGCTTCTTCCTGGTCGGCGTCATTTACGACCGGGCACATCATCGCGAGATCAACCGCTTTGGCGGCTTGTGGCTGAACATGCCGGTCTATGGCTCAATGGCCACGCTGGGCTTCTTCGCGTCGCTGGGACTGCCCGCCTTGTGCGGGTTCATCGGCGAAATCTACGCCGTCTTCGGCGCGTTCGACTCGAAAGCCCTCGGCCCCTACGCGACGCTCTTCGGGATTCTGGCCGCGTCGGGCGCGATTCTGACCGCGGCGTACATCTTGTGGATGATCCAGCGCGTCTATCTCGGCCCCAGCAAGGCCGAATACGCCGGTTTCGGCGACGCCGACCGCCGCGAAGTCGCGATTCTCGCCCCGATGGCGGCGCTGTGCGTGCTGCTGGGCGTCTTGCCGAAGCAGACGATGCTGGATTTCGTCAGCGGAACGCTGAACCAGATCCTCGCGTTGACGGGGTACTGA